One Desulfobacteraceae bacterium genomic window, AGGCGGGAGGGAAAGATGACAGCTAAAGATAGAGGAATGGTGATGGCCGCGTTTGCGGCCGATGCGCTGGCCCTGGGGGGGCACTGGGTATACAACACCCAGGTGCTGGCGAAGAAGTTCGGCCGGCTGGAGCGCCTTGAGGCGCCCCTGGCCAAAAACTATCATGGTACCAAGGGGGCCGGCGACTTTACCCACTACGGCGACCAGACCCTGGTGCTGCTTGAATCCATAGCCGCTGCGGACGGGTTTGAGCTGGCCGCTTTTGCCGCCGACTGGCGGGCCTTCATGAAAACCTACGACGGCTATATAGACGGCGCCACACGCGGGACCCTGGAAAATTTCGAAGCCGGCGCCGCCCCCGAGGCCAGCGGGGCGGCCTCAACCGATCTGGCCGGGGCGGTGCGGATTGCACCCCTGGTCTACCGCTACCGGGACGATCTGGATGCTCTGCTGGCCGCTGCCCGGGCCCAGACCGCCATGACCCACAATCACCCCCTGGTGGTCGCGGCGGCCGATTTTCTGGCCCATACGGCCTGGGCAGTGCTGGGGGGCAGCGCCCCGGTCGCCGCCATGCAGCAGGCCGCGGCGGCGGTGGACGGAGTCCCGGAACTGGCGCAGTGGCTGAATGCCGGGTGCGACAGCCGCAGCCGGGAAACCGCCGCAGTCATCGCCGATTTTGGTCAGGCCTGCGAAATCGAGATGGCCTTTCCCGCCATGGTGCACCTGGTGGCGCGCTATGAAAACGACCTCAAAAACGCTCTGGTGGAAAACGTGATGGCCGGCGGCGATTCGGCCGGCCGGGGGATGGCCGTCGGTCTGATCCTGGGCGCCTGGCTGGGGGAGGCCGCCATTCCCGGCGACTGGGTTGGCGGTATGCGCCAGGCCGAAAAAATCGCTGGGCTGCTGGCGGCGCTCGACCCCAAAGGATAGCCGCCGCCGGACGGCCTGCGGGTTC contains:
- a CDS encoding ADP-ribosylglycohydrolase family protein; the protein is MTAKDRGMVMAAFAADALALGGHWVYNTQVLAKKFGRLERLEAPLAKNYHGTKGAGDFTHYGDQTLVLLESIAAADGFELAAFAADWRAFMKTYDGYIDGATRGTLENFEAGAAPEASGAASTDLAGAVRIAPLVYRYRDDLDALLAAARAQTAMTHNHPLVVAAADFLAHTAWAVLGGSAPVAAMQQAAAAVDGVPELAQWLNAGCDSRSRETAAVIADFGQACEIEMAFPAMVHLVARYENDLKNALVENVMAGGDSAGRGMAVGLILGAWLGEAAIPGDWVGGMRQAEKIAGLLAALDPKG